One Lepus europaeus isolate LE1 unplaced genomic scaffold, mLepTim1.pri SCAFFOLD_370, whole genome shotgun sequence genomic window carries:
- the LOC133755001 gene encoding uncharacterized protein LOC133755001 — protein sequence MGLVMRPACPGPGRGCSKCHFFTYTADPPPPPRLRGLGWCSLGLPPAGPAGRGQLEWGCGPPSVRKAFSSDPRGACLLMGYRYPLAAVPPVLSALGGVLHPCAPFAPSVGGGKRRRAGGSAGPRGGDRGAALSALTAAARASPLRVGGGSRRAGLAVRRSFVFGAGARARACACLPCHSPCLPCRPGLGGGARGLSCASPGLWRERAAPCFPCSPPRAATGRHRGGGRHVCWAWAQPSLPPRPRGRPWGAFPRGRGASRERGSGRLAGREAARGPFGVCGCWRRRVEAPRRRGSRVRVGEDAEGRRRRAPVSLAVAGPPWRVAVRSRVRFPGGVRLLWPEAIPASSPSRLRCLALRGPGAAPTPPRCLGGLGRSPSPPPGEGGLFEGSAPRVPVGALWGWGLSVTGGGGGGRWFSPREDACWLAVAEARRPPVGRVRCRLPVPRDRPCPRRVLAVRSRVWWWGCVCSGVTGRLDAW from the coding sequence ATGGGATTGGTAAtgcgcccagcctgccctggccctggccgcggatgctcaaagtgccatttctttacctataccgcagaccccccccccccgccccgattgCGTGGCCTCGGGTGGTGCTCCCTCGGTTTGCCTCCTGCCggcccggcggggagggggcagttggagtgggggtgtggcccaCCTTCGGTGAGGAAAGCCTTCTCTAGCGATCCGAGAGGGGCGTGCCTTCTGATGGGGTACCGTTACCCCCTGGCCGCCGTCCCTCCTGTGCTGAGTGCGTTGGGTGGCGTGCTCCACCCGTGCGCCCCGTTTGCCCCTtctgttgggggggggaagcgtaGGCGTGCTGGTGGGTCTGCCGGTCCCCGCGGTGGGGACCGGGGCGCTGCTCTTTCGGCCCTAACGGCCGCGGCCCGCGCCTCCCCCCTCCGTGTTGGGGGAGGGTcccgccgggccgggctggcggTCCGTCGCTCGTtcgtgtttggggccggcgcgcgCGCCCGTGCGTGCGCGTGCCTTCCGTGTCACTCTCCGTGTTTGCCTtgtcggccggggctgggcgggggcgcgcGTGGTCTGTCCTGCGCgtccccggggctgtggcgcgagcgggcggctccctgcttcccctgctcgCCACCCCGGGCTGCGACTGGCCGTCATCGGGGCGGCGGTCGGCACGTGTGTTGGGCTTGGGCccagccctctcttccccctcggcCGCGTGGTCGCCCCTGGGGAGCGTTCCCTCGGGGTCGCGGCGCTTCCCGGGAACGGGGATCCGGACGGTTGGCTGGGCGGGAGGCGGCGCGAGGGCCGTTCGGCGTGTGCGGTTGTTGGCGACGTCGCGTGGAGGCGCCCCGGCGGCGGGGCTCCCGGGTGCGCGTGGGAGAAGACGCGGAGGGTCGCCGGAGGCGGGCTCCGGTGTCCCTGGCCGTCGCGGGGCCGCCCTGGCGTGTGGCGGTGCGATCCCGTGTCCGTTTCCCCGGCGGGGTCCGGCTTTTGTGGCCCGAGGCGATTCCCGCGTCCTCTCCCTCGCGCCTCCGGTGCCTCGCCCTCCGTGGCCCCggtgcggcccccaccccccctcgcTGCCTCGGCGGGCTGGGCCGTTCGCCCTCCCCCCCTCCGGGGGAGGGTGGACTCTTTGAAGGCTCTGCTCCCCGCGTGCCTGTGGGGGCTTTGTGGGGTTGGGGTCTGTCCGTgaccggtggcggtggcggtggccggTGGTTTTCCCCACGTGAGGACGCGTGTTGGCTGGCAGTGGCTGAGGCACGACGGCCCCCGGTTGGCCGCGTCAGGTGCCGCCTCCCCGTCCCGCGGGACCGCCCTTGCCCTCGGAGGGTGCTGGCGGTGAGAtcccgtgtgtggtggtgggggtgtgtgtgctctgGCGTGACTGGCCGGCTGGACGCGTGGTGA